DNA from Candidatus Eisenbacteria bacterium:
TGGAGTTCAGCTCGCAGCCGGAGAGGACCCAGGATGAGGTGATCGAGCTTCTGAGCATCGGCCGCCTCACGGACGCGAGCACGGGGACGGTCGGCGTGACCGATCCCTCCCGGCAGTATCTCTTCACCGAGCTGGTCAGCCAGATCGAATCGCAGATCACACAGCTGATCGCTCCGCTCGAGAAGGTCCAGTTGGAGCCCGGCGAGAGCGCAGGAGAGGCATGGAGACTGAGCGTCAGGCAAACGCTGCTGCCGCAGGTGTCTTTGGCCTACAGCCGCGAGCTCGCAGGCGCGGCGGACCAGGGTGTCAGCCTCCACTACAATCTCCGCGGGCAGCTCTACCTGAACGCCGGCGTGGAGCGGCGGATGGAGACGGGAACTCCGACCGATCGGTACTCGCTTGATCTCAAGCTCCGCTTCGAGTACAAGTAGCGGCTTGCGCGCCGTGGCCCGACCTGTCGGGCCCGCATCGGGTGTAAGGGGCGACGCGCCGCCCGATCCCCACGGAGGGGCTCTGTTGCATCGCGACGATTCGGTGTCCGCAATCCTCGAAGGGCTCAACGAGATCCAGGCGCGCGGCGTCGCCCATGGGGAGGGGCCGCTTCTCATCCTCGCGGGCGCGGGAAGCGGCAAGACCCGCGTCCTGACGAGCAGGCTGGCGCATCTGGTCGCTGCGCGGGGAGTGGCTCCCGACGCCGTCCTCGCCGTCACCTTCACCAACAAGGCCGCGGGAGAGATGCGCGTGCGCGTCCAGAAGCTCCTTGGACCGACCGCGCAGGCGATCTGGATCGGGACCTTCCACTCGATCTGCTTGAGGATCCTGAGGAGGCACCAGGAAGCCCTCGGCTTTCGCGGGAACTTGACCGTCTTCGACGCGGACGACAGCCTCAGCCTGATCCGGCAGATCCTCAAGGAGTCGGGCAAGACCGACGATCCGGTTCGGGCCGCGGACGCGCGGTCGGCGATCTCGCTCGCGAAGAACAGGATGATCGATCCGGAGCGCCTCGAGTCGGAGTCGGCCGGGCCGGGCGGGCGACGGATCGCGCGTCTGTGGCGCCTCTACGACGCTAGGCTCCGCGAGCAGGACGGCGTCGACTTCGATGATCTTCTGCTCCTGGCCGTGCGCCTGCTCCGCGAGAACAGGTCGATCGGCGACGCCTATGCGCAGCGCTTCCGCCACATCCTCGTCGACGAGTACCAGGACACCAACCGGGTCCAGCTGGAGCTTGTGCGGCGCCTGGCCGAGCGGCACGGGAACATCTGTGCCGTCGGGGACGACGACCAATCGATCTACAGGTGGCGCGGGGCGGATGTCACGAACATCCTCGGGTTCGAGCGGCATTTTCCGGGGACTGCCGTCTTGAGGATGGAACAGAACTATCGATCGACCAGGCGGATCCTCGATGTCGCCAACGCGGCGGTCCTCAAGAACGCCGGCCGCATGCCCAAGACGCTGTGGACCGAGAACGAGCCCGGGGAGGCCGTCCGCCTCTTCCTGGCGGAGGACGAGGAACAAGAGGCCAGGCATGTGGCGCGCAGGATCAGGGAGGAGGTCCGCGGGGGGGCTTCCCTGTCCCATCTGGCAGTTCTCTACAGGACGCACGCCCAGTCGAGAGCGATCGAGGAGGCCTGCATCCGGGCGGAGATCCCCTATCGCGTCCTCGGAGGGATCGCCTTCTACCAGCGCAAGGAGGTGAAGGACCTCCTGGCCTATCTTCGGCTGCTCGCCAATCCGCACGACGAGGTCTCCTTCCGGCGGGCGGCGCTGGCTCCGCGCCGCGGCGCCGGCGAGATGACGATCGATCGCATTCTCTCGGAAGCCCGCGCGAGGGGCGTCGATCTGCTCACCGCGTGCGAGCGGGCGCGGGAATGGGGAATGGAGGGGCGAGGATTCGCCGCGCTGGCCGATCTGGCTGCCTATCTCATGACGCTCGTTCCTCGGATCGATGAGAAGCCCCACGTCCTTCTCGAGGAGATCGCGCACCAGATCGGGTACAGGGAGTACCTTCGATCGCAGTCCGAGGCCGAGTGGGAAGATCGCTTCGCGCACGTGCTTGAGCTGATCGAGGGAGCCAGGGGGTACGAGGATGCGGAGGAGAGCGCCGGGGTCGTCGACTTCCTGGAGCAGGTCGCCCTGTACGCGCAGAGCGACAAACTCAGGGATGACGAGGAGCGGGTCACTCTGATGACCGTGCACAACGCCAAGGGTCTCGAGTTCGACGCCGTGCTCGTCACGGGCCTCGAAGACGGGCTCTTCCCCCACATCTCCTCCCTGACCGATCCCGAAGAGCTGGAGGAGGAGCGCCGCCTCTTCTATGTGGCCGTGACCAGAGCCCGGCGGACTCTCACGCTCACCGCGAGCCGTTCCCGGCGCCGCATCAATCGAATGGCCGGCTCGGACCTCAGCCGGTTCCTCTCGGAGATCCCCGAGGAGCTGCTCGAGATCGAAGGCCGCCTTCACGCCGCGACCGCCAGATTCCCGGCGCGGCGCGCCGCGACGGCGAAAGAGCTGCATGAGGAGGCCGCCCAGGACTCGGAGGATGAATGGGACGGCCCGATCATCGCGAGGGAGCCGGCCGCCGCCCGCGTGGCGGGCCGGACTCTCGTGCGCCACGTCCGCTACGGGATCGGGGAGGTGCTCTCGGTCGATGGGGAAGGAGAGAAGGCGCGGCTCGAGGTCCGGTTCCCGGGGTGGGGCACGAAGAAGATCGTGCGTTCCTACCTCGTGCCCGTCGGGAGAGGATGATGCGGATTGTCCCCCGAGCGCCTTGCGGCGGATCCTGCGCGGGGCAGCGATGAGAGGGAGACATGAACGGAGGTTCGCTTGAGCGTCTGGCTGCGCCTCGGGCGTGACCGGATCCGGGTGGAGCTTCTCGGGCGCTGGAGGCGGCCTCCTGTCGTCGCGCCCAGCCGTGCGGCCCTTCGATCTCTCGTGGAGGAAGCCGCGGGGCTCTCGAAGCGCTCCGGCGTCATCGCCCCGGAGGATGT
Protein-coding regions in this window:
- a CDS encoding ATP-dependent DNA helicase PcrA; protein product: MHRDDSVSAILEGLNEIQARGVAHGEGPLLILAGAGSGKTRVLTSRLAHLVAARGVAPDAVLAVTFTNKAAGEMRVRVQKLLGPTAQAIWIGTFHSICLRILRRHQEALGFRGNLTVFDADDSLSLIRQILKESGKTDDPVRAADARSAISLAKNRMIDPERLESESAGPGGRRIARLWRLYDARLREQDGVDFDDLLLLAVRLLRENRSIGDAYAQRFRHILVDEYQDTNRVQLELVRRLAERHGNICAVGDDDQSIYRWRGADVTNILGFERHFPGTAVLRMEQNYRSTRRILDVANAAVLKNAGRMPKTLWTENEPGEAVRLFLAEDEEQEARHVARRIREEVRGGASLSHLAVLYRTHAQSRAIEEACIRAEIPYRVLGGIAFYQRKEVKDLLAYLRLLANPHDEVSFRRAALAPRRGAGEMTIDRILSEARARGVDLLTACERAREWGMEGRGFAALADLAAYLMTLVPRIDEKPHVLLEEIAHQIGYREYLRSQSEAEWEDRFAHVLELIEGARGYEDAEESAGVVDFLEQVALYAQSDKLRDDEERVTLMTVHNAKGLEFDAVLVTGLEDGLFPHISSLTDPEELEEERRLFYVAVTRARRTLTLTASRSRRRINRMAGSDLSRFLSEIPEELLEIEGRLHAATARFPARRAATAKELHEEAAQDSEDEWDGPIIAREPAAARVAGRTLVRHVRYGIGEVLSVDGEGEKARLEVRFPGWGTKKIVRSYLVPVGRG